One Vicia villosa cultivar HV-30 ecotype Madison, WI linkage group LG5, Vvil1.0, whole genome shotgun sequence genomic window, TTTGCTTGATGAAATGTATTAATTTTATGAATATGTTGTGGAAAGATTCATCAACAGTTAGGAAGAATCTGATACCAGATTCTAAggataaaattttagaaaattcaacttatatttttgaaatatttttggcTTCTCTTAATGATGTTTCATTCAAGACAATTGAACATATGTACAAGATAAACTTTATGGGATCTACAAACATTTTCAAAGGGAATGCTCTTGAAATACCTCTTGCATATTTTgattttaagtgttttattaatattttgacATCAACTAAAGAGAATAAGTTATTTGGTAAAATTTAATGTGATCTCTTTAATATAATATGTTGATAATTTTAAAGCATGTCAtttgataatttttaaaattttggtttGATAGATATTACTGGTCATATGGTCGATAAAGATagtattataaaaagaaaaaatggcaGAAAGAGTAGGATTATGGATATTATCTtgaaaattttgagttttttttatattgtgaataaatatttcattttatttattatcatgtattataaccaaatattataaaataaattcattcatcTATATTGTAGAAGCAATAGAGTTTATTGGACTTTGTGGGTGTGAATTTGTGTAATTGATGAAACAATTTTTGGAACATAAATCCTTATATAGTGTCATTATCTTACTTCAACTCTACAAGTTGAAGAAATAATTTGGTTAGAACTTAAAGTTAattgatttattattaataatgaatatgaaatttatatataaattaatatggTAAGTGAAATATTTTAACTTTGACATTATGAAAATGTCTAACTCCTTTTTTGGAACAAATATGTTATTGCATGTTTACATACATACTCTCAATGAATATAGAATTTGGTAAGTATGTTTTATAATTCATGTGTCATttataattctttattttataGATGAATATTTGACAATGTAATTCAATAGATGAATGACCCAAATTTAAAATTAACTTAGGGTATTAGTCAAATGAATGGACCAACTGTAATTTTATTGGCCGGTGATTTACTTTAGACGCAAAAATTGACTATTGTTAGCGCATGAATAAAAAACAATTACTTCAAtagcttcaatcaaatcttcaatgGTTGATCCAGTCATTTTTTTATGTCTGAAGCAAATCATCAACCAATGGAATTATAGTTGTTCTAATTATTTGAATAAATCCATGAGTTAATTCAAAAACCGAGACATTCATCTTGTTGGAATATAATGTCAAATATTCATCTATCTAtaaattaaacaattataaatgacatgaaaattatAAAACACATTCACCTCATCATATATTCATTAAGAGCATATATGTTAACGTTCAATAACACATTTGTTTCAAAAAAGAAATTAGACACTCTCATTGGGCCTAAATTAAAATATGAATTTCACTTAACacgttaatttatatataaatttaatattcattACTAATAATAAATCAACTAAGTTTAAGTTTAAACCATAATATTTCTTCAACTTGTATAGTTGaagtatgataataataatactatGTGAGGATTCATGTTCCAAAATTTGTTACATAAATTCAACAAATTCACCTCATAAAGTGCATTGAACTCTATTGCTACTACAATATAGATGAATGAatttaggcaaaataccctttttggtcctttACTTATACCCCAAGGTCCATTCTGGTctcttatctttaaaaagtgtcaaaatgatactttaattgttcaaaaaggaccacgttagtcctttccgtccaattttTGCTAACGGTGTTAACTTTTCCATGCTGGCATCAGACGTggctaaattttattatttagtttttctatatttgtttttttgGTGGCCAGGTCATTTTTGtataatgaaaaataattttttatttattataaattaacatCCCAACAACCCTATATCCCTCAAATGTGTTGTATGTGGTTGTCACCGTTTTCCATCGCCGTGAACCTCAAGAACAACACATCATCACCACCAAAAACACCATCAACATCACCACGCCACAACCAACTCCACCACCAGAAGCTAGAAAGGAAACGAAATTGGAGAAAACAAAAAGGACAACTATGGATGAATTTTTGTATTGGTGAAAACAATGGAAGCCAATGGATGAGGAACCCTAAAACTAGAAAATAGTACaaatgaagatgaagttgttATTGTGTGTTAATTTTGAGTCAGGATCTGGATCTTGAAGGGAACTCCAATTGAAACCAAAAAGGGGTCATTTTTGTTCTTGCCGATTGGAAGAAGAAGagggtgattgttgttgttcttgtgaatTTTCGCCCTTTTCCTTTACTTCttcagtgttgttgttgttggatgaTGCAAACAATGGAAGTGGGTGTGGTTTTCATGGAGGTTGGAAGGCGAGGGATATGGTGGAAAAGGGGAATTTATATCTGTGAGAAGGAATTGAGAGGGAGGGTATGGGATTGGTTAACCCTGACATGTTCATATAGCTACTGATACTGTAAAAGGGGAATTAGAAtgggaaagagaaacaaatactAAGCGCTTCTATGGTATGGTCACCAAAATCACTGAGTAAATTATACACAATTCATTCTAATAAGTAAATTTGgttttttatatttattcaataaataatatattttctgtccaaaataataataataataataataataataataataataataataataataatgataataataataataataataatgataataataatattgataataataataatgatagtaataatattgataataataataataataatattaataataataataataataatattgatgataataataataataataataataataataataatattgataataaaattTAATGAAAGAATGAGCAATAATTCTGAAGTGGTGTAGTGGTTAATTGTTAATGCTTGCAACTTTAGATGGCATGAGTTCAAAACTTGGCAAAAGTAAAAATTTTGGAATGTTTTTTCAGAATTTTAATAAACATGAAGATAAGTGTGTGCCAACTCACGTGCCACGCATATATGACTCAGCGCCGCGTCAGATGCCAGCATGGAAAAGTTAACACCGTTAGCAAAAAATTGGACGCAAAGGACTAACGTggtcctttttgaacaattaaagtaccactttgacactttttaaaaataagggaccagaatggaccttGGGGTATAAATaaaggaccaaaaagggtattttgccatgAATTTATTTCAAAACATTTTGATATAAAAcatgataattaataaaatgaaatagtcattctaaatataaaaaatatattccaaatctACAACGGTAATATCCATAACCTTACTCTTTTTatcatttttgtgtttgtttcttTAATATTATATGTCTCGACCATATAACCAATAACATCtatcaaattaaaattttaaaaattaatatataatatagttTATAAGTATCAACATATTATATCATAGTTACTAGATTAAATCTCACCAAGTAATTTATCTGTTTTACATAATGTCAAAATAttcagaaaacacataaaatcaaAATGTGCAAGAGGTATTTGAGGAGCATTCACTTTGAAAATGTTTGTCGACCccataaaattcaatttttttacttaTGTTCAGTTGTCTTGAATTAAACATCATTAAGAGcaacaaattttttttccaaaaacataagttgaattttctaaaattttatccTTAAAATATGGTTTCAGATCCTTCCTAAGAGTTGCATGATTCTTTTTACACTATTCATAGATACAAGAAAAATaaacgttatatatatatatatatatatatatatatatatatatatatatatatataaatttaatacctTTTCATTAAGCAAAAGCATGAAAAGACATATTCTCTGATGGATCCGTGTGATCAAATACAAGACAATAGATGTATGACTCTAAACTTCCAGTTAAATTCAATCTTGCTATCGAAAATCTCAGGCACCAGAGTTATCCTACATGAGATACCTACAGGCACCATGAACCGTTTTCCCTCTTTTAAACCCTAATTTCGCACCACCAGATTTTCACCATGAATGTCCACGACCTCTTCCCCGAAGCCGCACCCATCTATGCTCAAGAACACCCTCCTGCTCCACCCGACACTAGCGCGAATTCCAATCAGATACGACACAAAAAAACTTTTGCTGAAGCCATTGGAAATGTCTGTGTTATTCCAACTAGTCAACTCCCTGTTCCATGTGTTAAAGGAGACAGTATATCCATCTTGATACCAGAAGAAAAATACCTTTTAGGTTTGGAAGCTTGCAAACATAATTTACATGGGAAAATCCTCTGGCCAAAAGGAACCACACCCATCACCGTACAGCAACTCAACAAGAGTTATGGAGCTCTCTACCAAAATGGGGGATAACGTCTCTTGGTAAGGGGTTTTATGAATTCTCTTTCTCTTGTCTGGAAGACGTTCGTCGGGTTAGATCAGCACCATCTTGGAATCTCAACCCAGGTATTCTCAAGTTATTCACTTGGACCAAAGATTTCGTTCCGACAAATATGAATCAGAGTTCGGCACAGGTCTGGGTTCGTATTCACGGCTTGGCACAGGAATACTGGAGGCCGAAAATTTTATTTACGATTGCAAGCAGCATTGGTACGCCCATCTGCATTGACTCAACATCCAACAAACCCATGCTCGAGCGTCCCTTTGGACATTATGTAAGGGTTCTTGTAGACATAGACCTTCTGAACGAATTACGGGACAAAATCCTAGTAGAAAGGGCAGGATACGCCTTCTTTGTGGATATCGAATATGAAAAACTCCCTGAGTTCTGTAATTTCTGCAAAAATATGGGTCACAACGTTCACACCTGCAGAAGGAAACAAAACTCAGAGCAGTAACCCAACTTCAAAACCAAAGAGCATAGTAAAGAGCACAACAAACCTCACCAACCTCCACTTCAACTTCCAAAGGGCAAAACACCTGTAGTCGATACAACTCCACCGGATGCAGGACAAACTAGTGGGATCCAAAAAGTTCTGGAGATCAACCCAGCTGATCGTTCATTGATAGAAGATGTTAACCAAACCCCTCTGGCCGAGAAAAACGCACAAGCTACTACACACAAGTCCGACAGCAATACCTTTCAAATAGAGTTTCAAAACAACAACACTATTCTCATCCCCATCGCTGAAATTGAAAACAACAGACTGGCAGAAGAAACAAACCAGGCTATCATTCTCAAACAGGCTGCTACTCTCAACCACTTGGACGACTCAAGCTCTGATTCTGAAATAGTTGTGGAAACACAGATGGATAAATTGAAAAGCCTTGCAAATAAATTCCTCACTGATTCTTGGGGAAATTTGGCTGAGCAGCTGGAAAAGATTGGCTCTTCGGAGGAGGACGACGGAAATTTTACTGAAGTGATTACTAAAGCCAGAAAGAAAAAGAGCAAAaggaaaacaaaaatcaaagagaTTTCAAGTACCAGACCCAAAGCTGGTTCCGAGAAAACCTCTCAATGAAGTGCCTTTTTTGGAACATTAGGGGCATCGCTAACTCCCCCTCAAAGTTAGCCCTTAAAAACATTCTTAAAATGCATAAGCCTGATTTCTGTTTTATTGCTCAACCATGGAtgtctcacacccttttcccccCTTCTTTTTGGAATAGACTCAACATGAAACTTTTTGCTGTTAACAATAGAGACCCTCTTCTTCCTAACCTTTGGTGTATTTGCACCAACAACCTTGACCCTCAACTCCATAGCTCTTCTGACCAACATGTCGCCTTCACTATCACCCTCAGCAACAAGTCTTTTG contains:
- the LOC131605764 gene encoding uncharacterized protein LOC131605764, with the translated sequence MNQSSAQVWVRIHGLAQEYWRPKILFTIASSIGTPICIDSTSNKPMLERPFGHYVRVLVDIDLLNELRDKILVERAGYAFFVDIEYEKLPEFFDTTPPDAGQTSGIQKVLEINPADRSLIEDVNQTPLAEKNAQATTHKSDSNTFQIEFQNNNTILIPIAEIENNRLAEETNQAIILKQAATLNHLDDSSSDSEIVVETQMDKLKSLANKFLTDSWGNLAEQLEKIGSSEEDDGNFTEVITKARKKKSKRKTKIKEISSTRPKAGSEKTSQ